A stretch of Pseudomonas sp. CCC3.1 DNA encodes these proteins:
- a CDS encoding phosphoheptose isomerase: MDMQSRIRQLFQASIDTKQQAMEVLAPHIEQASQVMVNALLNEGKMLSCGNGGSAGDAQHFSSELLNRFERERPSLPAIALTTDSSTITSIANDYSFNEIFSKQIRALGQPGDVLLAISTSGNSANIIQAIQAAHDREMIVVAMTGRDGGGMASLLLPEDVEIRVPSNVTARIQEVHLLAIHCLCDLIDSQLFGSEE, from the coding sequence ATGGACATGCAATCCCGAATTCGCCAGCTTTTTCAGGCCAGTATCGACACCAAGCAGCAGGCGATGGAGGTTCTTGCCCCTCACATCGAGCAAGCCAGCCAAGTGATGGTTAACGCCCTGCTCAACGAGGGCAAAATGCTTTCGTGTGGTAACGGTGGTTCCGCGGGCGACGCCCAGCACTTCTCGTCCGAGCTGCTTAACCGCTTTGAGCGCGAGCGCCCAAGCTTGCCAGCTATTGCACTGACCACCGACAGCTCGACGATCACCTCGATCGCCAATGACTACAGCTTCAACGAGATTTTCTCCAAGCAGATCCGCGCCCTTGGCCAACCGGGCGATGTGCTGCTGGCGATCTCTACCAGCGGCAACTCAGCCAACATCATCCAGGCCATTCAGGCGGCTCACGATCGCGAGATGATCGTGGTTGCCATGACCGGCCGCGATGGCGGCGGCATGGCCTCGCTGCTGCTACCTGAGGACGTGGAAATTCGCGTCCCGTCCAACGTCACTGCACGTATTCAAGAAGTCCACCTGCTGGCGATCCACTGCTTGTGCGATCTGATCGACAGCCAACTGTTCGGGAGTGAAGAATGA
- the rsmH gene encoding 16S rRNA (cytosine(1402)-N(4))-methyltransferase RsmH — protein MTIDSDFNHITVLLDEAVEALAVRPDGCYLDGTFGRGGHSRLILQKLGPEGRLLGFDKDPQAIATGQALAAEDGRFVIVQRSFAEMGSEIAGRGLAGKISGVLLDLGVSSPQLDDPERGFSFMNDGPLDMRMNPDAGISAAEFVNTASQEEIARVFKEYGEERFSGRMARAVVERRDITPFERTGDLAEVLKVANPAWEKGKHPATRTFQGLRIHVNNELGDLKAGLQAALESLEVGGRLVVISFHSLEDRIVKLFMRDLVKGEPDNLPRGLPVQHKTFEPKIKIHGKAQFASEAELKANPRSRSAVMRVAEKLR, from the coding sequence GTGACTATTGATAGCGACTTCAACCACATCACCGTACTGCTCGATGAAGCCGTAGAGGCTCTCGCCGTACGTCCTGATGGATGCTATCTGGATGGCACCTTCGGTCGCGGCGGACATAGCCGCTTGATACTCCAGAAGCTGGGCCCTGAGGGGCGTCTTCTCGGGTTTGATAAAGATCCACAAGCGATTGCCACCGGGCAAGCGCTAGCGGCCGAAGACGGCCGCTTTGTCATTGTGCAGCGCAGTTTTGCAGAAATGGGATCCGAAATTGCCGGGCGCGGTCTGGCCGGTAAAATCAGCGGTGTGCTGCTCGATCTGGGCGTGTCTTCGCCACAGCTCGATGACCCTGAGCGCGGCTTCAGCTTCATGAACGATGGCCCGCTGGACATGCGCATGAACCCGGATGCGGGCATCAGCGCTGCCGAATTTGTGAACACCGCCTCTCAAGAAGAAATTGCCCGCGTATTCAAGGAATACGGCGAAGAGCGTTTTTCCGGGCGTATGGCGCGTGCCGTTGTCGAGCGTCGTGACATTACGCCGTTTGAGCGCACTGGCGATCTGGCTGAAGTATTGAAAGTCGCCAACCCGGCTTGGGAAAAGGGCAAGCACCCTGCGACCCGTACGTTCCAGGGCCTGCGGATTCACGTCAATAACGAACTCGGAGATCTTAAGGCTGGCCTGCAAGCGGCCCTGGAATCGCTGGAAGTGGGCGGCCGTCTGGTCGTGATCAGCTTCCACTCGCTCGAAGATCGCATCGTCAAATTGTTCATGCGTGATTTGGTCAAAGGTGAACCTGACAACCTGCCGCGTGGCTTGCCGGTGCAGCACAAAACCTTTGAACCCAAGATCAAAATTCATGGCAAGGCACAGTTCGCTTCTGAAGCAGAGCTCAAGGCCAACCCGCGCTCGCGCAGCGCTGTCATGCGCGTCGCGGAGAAGCTTCGTTGA
- the rsmI gene encoding 16S rRNA (cytidine(1402)-2'-O)-methyltransferase yields MNSVVGSLYVVATPIGNLDDISARALKVLREVSLIAAEDTRHSLRLMQHFGITTPLGACHEHNERDEGSRFIQRLLAGEDVALISDAGTPLISDPGYHLVRQARAAGVKVVPVPGACALIAALSAAGLPSDRFIFEGFLPAKAVGRRSRLELLKEEPRTLIFYEAPHRILECLQDLELVFGPDRPALLARELTKTFETLKGLPLSELRAFVESDSNQQRGECVVLVAGWTAPDTDEVVSSEAMRILDLLLKEMPLKRAAALAAEITGERKNVLYQVALEKQKAE; encoded by the coding sequence TTGAATTCCGTTGTTGGCTCACTTTATGTGGTGGCCACGCCCATCGGTAACCTGGACGACATCAGTGCGCGTGCGCTTAAAGTGTTGCGCGAGGTATCGCTGATCGCGGCCGAAGACACGCGTCACTCCCTGCGTTTGATGCAGCATTTTGGCATCACTACCCCGCTGGGGGCCTGTCACGAACATAACGAGCGTGATGAAGGCAGTCGCTTTATTCAGCGGTTACTGGCCGGTGAAGATGTGGCCTTGATCTCTGATGCGGGTACGCCATTGATCTCTGATCCGGGTTACCACTTGGTGCGTCAGGCGCGAGCAGCCGGGGTCAAGGTTGTACCTGTGCCAGGAGCTTGCGCGTTGATCGCTGCGTTGTCGGCAGCCGGGTTGCCTTCTGACCGCTTTATCTTTGAAGGGTTCTTGCCGGCCAAGGCCGTTGGTCGCCGCTCGCGTCTTGAGCTATTAAAGGAAGAGCCGCGCACCCTGATTTTCTACGAAGCGCCGCATCGCATCCTTGAATGCCTGCAAGACCTGGAGCTGGTGTTTGGTCCCGATCGCCCGGCATTGCTGGCGCGGGAGCTGACCAAGACCTTCGAAACACTCAAGGGGTTGCCGTTGTCCGAGCTGCGCGCTTTTGTTGAATCTGACAGCAATCAACAGCGCGGCGAATGTGTCGTGCTAGTTGCAGGCTGGACCGCGCCCGACACCGATGAAGTGGTGAGCAGCGAGGCAATGCGCATTCTTGATTTACTGCTTAAAGAGATGCCACTCAAACGTGCTGCTGCATTGGCTGCTGAAATAACCGGCGAGCGCAAAAATGTGCTGTATCAAGTTGCACTTGAAAAGCAGAAAGCAGAGTAA
- a CDS encoding YraN family protein, protein MPERTSQQTGKDAERTALRHLEQHGLRLLAQNWLCKRGELDLVMLDGDTVVFVEVRYRQHAQWGGALASIDARKRQKLILAAQYFLQRESRWANHPCRFDVVAMDSATPHLNWLRNAFDS, encoded by the coding sequence ATGCCCGAACGCACAAGCCAGCAAACAGGTAAAGATGCCGAGCGCACTGCGCTGCGGCATCTTGAGCAACACGGCTTACGCTTGCTGGCGCAGAACTGGCTATGCAAGCGCGGCGAGCTGGATCTGGTCATGCTCGACGGCGATACAGTAGTATTCGTCGAAGTTCGTTACCGACAACATGCGCAATGGGGCGGCGCACTAGCCAGCATTGACGCACGCAAGCGTCAAAAACTGATACTGGCCGCTCAGTATTTCTTGCAACGCGAATCGCGCTGGGCCAATCACCCCTGTCGATTTGACGTCGTAGCCATGGATAGCGCAACACCCCATTTGAACTGGCTACGGAATGCCTTTGACAGCTAA
- a CDS encoding ClpXP protease specificity-enhancing factor has translation MNSSRPYLVRALYEWIVDNDCTPHLLVKSDYPKVQVPQGFASDGQIVLNVSPSAVRNMHMDNEAVSFDGRFGGVPHTLYVPAGAILGIYARENGQGMMFDLEEAFDVDDEIEPDDDTPPPDTEPPRPSGRPSLKVVK, from the coding sequence ATGAATTCAAGTCGACCTTATCTGGTGCGTGCGCTCTATGAGTGGATTGTTGATAACGATTGCACTCCGCACTTGCTGGTTAAATCGGACTACCCGAAGGTCCAGGTGCCTCAGGGTTTTGCCAGTGATGGACAAATAGTCCTCAATGTATCGCCAAGCGCCGTGCGCAATATGCACATGGACAACGAAGCTGTTAGCTTTGACGGGCGTTTTGGTGGTGTGCCACACACGTTGTACGTGCCGGCAGGCGCGATTCTGGGTATTTATGCCCGGGAAAACGGTCAGGGCATGATGTTTGATCTTGAAGAAGCGTTTGACGTGGATGATGAGATTGAGCCGGACGACGACACTCCGCCGCCAGACACCGAGCCGCCGCGCCCGAGTGGACGGCCTAGCCTCAAAGTAGTGAAGTAA
- a CDS encoding BON domain-containing protein, with amino-acid sequence MTFNRFSLVALTLCLGLTAGCSSVLTATRDTPIEDDRGTRTFGSKIDDSLIETKVAVNVAKANPDLDTGSHIVVTSYNGIVLLAGQTPRADLKAQAEQAAAAVQRVKKVNNELQVMAPSSILARNNDAWLTTKIKTQMLTDNGIPGSRIKVVTENGIVYLLGLVTKQEAARATNLVQGVSGVQKIVKLFEYID; translated from the coding sequence ATGACTTTTAATCGCTTTAGCCTAGTGGCATTGACGCTGTGCCTCGGCCTGACCGCTGGTTGCAGCTCGGTACTGACCGCCACCCGCGACACGCCGATTGAAGATGATCGCGGTACTCGCACGTTTGGCAGCAAAATCGACGACTCCCTGATTGAAACCAAAGTTGCCGTGAACGTCGCCAAAGCCAACCCGGACCTGGATACCGGCTCGCACATCGTTGTCACCAGCTATAACGGCATCGTGCTCCTGGCCGGGCAAACCCCGCGCGCCGACCTCAAGGCCCAGGCTGAACAAGCAGCTGCCGCGGTGCAGCGAGTCAAAAAGGTCAACAACGAACTGCAAGTCATGGCGCCTTCATCGATTCTGGCGCGCAACAACGACGCGTGGCTGACCACCAAAATCAAGACTCAAATGCTGACTGACAACGGCATTCCGGGCTCACGCATCAAAGTCGTGACCGAAAACGGCATCGTTTACCTGCTCGGCCTGGTCACCAAACAAGAAGCTGCCCGCGCCACCAACTTGGTGCAAGGCGTTTCTGGCGTACAAAAAATCGTCAAACTGTTTGAGTACATCGACTGA
- a CDS encoding peptidoglycan D,D-transpeptidase FtsI family protein, with protein sequence MIKLEGALYPWRFRVVLALLALLVGAIACQIVYLQVIDHDFLKGQGDARSLRHITIPAHRGLITDRNGEPLAVSTPVTTLWANAKEMQAAKDRWPALAHALGQDPKVLTARLEQQANKEFIYLVRGLTPEQGQVVLDLKVPGVYGIEEFRRFYPAGEVTAHMVGFTDIDDKGREGVELAYDEWLAGVPGKRQVIKDRRGRLIKDIQVTKNAKAGKTLALSIDLRLQYLANRELRNALVENGAKAGSLVIMDVKTGEILAMVNQPTYNPNNRRNLQPAMMRNRAMIDVFEPGSTVKPISMSAALETGRWKPTDKVEVYPGTLQLGKYTIRDVSRTEGPVLDLTGILINSSNVGMSKVAFDIGGEAIFRQMAKMGLGQDTGLGFPGERVGNLPNYREWRKAETATLSYGYGVSVTAIQLVHAFSALANNGKLAPLTLLKADKDKPVQATQVMPEQVAKTLQGMLQEVIENPRGVWRAKVPAYHVGGKSGTARKTSSGGVKGYAVNSYRSLFAGFGPMSDPRYAIVVVIDEPSKAGYFGGLVSAPVFSKVMSGTLRLMNVTPDNLPTAAEQQAAATAAAAKGGRG encoded by the coding sequence ATGATCAAACTCGAAGGCGCACTTTATCCGTGGCGTTTTCGCGTGGTGCTGGCGCTGCTGGCACTGCTGGTGGGCGCGATTGCCTGCCAAATTGTCTATTTGCAGGTCATCGATCACGACTTCCTCAAAGGTCAGGGCGATGCCCGTAGCTTGCGCCACATCACCATTCCTGCGCACCGCGGGCTGATTACCGACCGTAATGGCGAGCCGTTGGCGGTCAGTACACCGGTCACCACGTTGTGGGCCAATGCCAAGGAAATGCAGGCCGCAAAAGATCGCTGGCCAGCGTTGGCGCACGCGCTCGGGCAAGACCCGAAAGTGCTGACGGCGCGCCTTGAACAGCAAGCCAATAAAGAGTTCATCTACCTTGTTCGGGGGCTGACCCCTGAGCAGGGCCAAGTCGTGCTCGACCTCAAAGTGCCGGGTGTATACGGCATTGAAGAGTTCCGCCGCTTCTACCCGGCGGGTGAAGTGACCGCGCACATGGTTGGCTTTACCGACATTGACGACAAGGGGCGCGAAGGCGTTGAGCTGGCCTATGACGAGTGGCTGGCTGGCGTGCCGGGCAAGCGACAGGTCATCAAGGACCGACGCGGGCGTCTGATCAAAGACATCCAAGTGACTAAAAACGCCAAGGCAGGGAAGACCTTGGCGTTGTCGATTGACCTGCGCCTGCAATACCTGGCCAACCGTGAGCTGCGCAATGCGCTGGTCGAGAATGGCGCCAAGGCGGGCAGCCTGGTGATCATGGACGTGAAGACCGGCGAAATTCTGGCCATGGTCAATCAGCCGACTTACAACCCGAATAACCGTCGCAACCTGCAACCGGCGATGATGCGTAACCGCGCCATGATCGACGTGTTTGAGCCGGGCTCGACGGTAAAACCGATTTCGATGAGTGCGGCGCTGGAAACCGGCCGCTGGAAACCGACCGACAAAGTCGAGGTGTATCCAGGCACGCTGCAACTGGGCAAATACACCATTCGCGACGTATCGCGTACTGAAGGTCCGGTCCTCGACCTGACTGGCATTTTGATCAATTCCAGTAACGTGGGCATGAGTAAAGTCGCCTTCGATATTGGCGGCGAAGCGATTTTCCGTCAGATGGCCAAAATGGGCTTGGGTCAAGACACCGGTCTGGGGTTTCCGGGCGAGCGCGTCGGCAACCTGCCGAACTACCGCGAGTGGCGCAAAGCCGAAACCGCAACCTTGTCTTACGGCTACGGCGTTTCCGTCACCGCGATCCAATTGGTTCACGCGTTCTCGGCATTGGCCAACAACGGCAAGCTGGCGCCGTTGACCTTGCTCAAGGCCGACAAGGACAAGCCCGTCCAGGCTACGCAAGTCATGCCGGAGCAGGTCGCCAAGACCTTGCAGGGCATGCTCCAGGAAGTGATCGAAAACCCGCGTGGCGTTTGGCGAGCCAAGGTTCCGGCGTACCACGTCGGTGGCAAATCCGGTACTGCGCGTAAAACATCGTCCGGCGGCGTCAAAGGCTACGCCGTTAACTCTTACCGCTCCCTGTTCGCTGGCTTTGGCCCGATGAGCGACCCGCGTTACGCGATCGTGGTCGTGATCGATGAACCAAGCAAAGCGGGCTACTTCGGTGGACTGGTATCGGCGCCGGTGTTCAGCAAGGTGATGTCCGGCACGCTGCGCCTGATGAACGTCACACCTGACAACCTGCCAACGGCAGCGGAGCAACAAGCGGCGGCAACCGCTGCGGCAGCCAAAGGAGGGCGCGGCTAA
- a CDS encoding glutathione S-transferase N-terminal domain-containing protein, giving the protein MGVTNRLACYSDPADHYSHRVRIVLAEKGVSAEIISVEAGRHPPKLIEVNPYGSLPTLVDRDLALWESTVVMEYLDERYPHPPLLPVYPVARANSRLLMHRIQRDWCNLVDLILDSRTKEPARVQARKELRESLTGVSALFADKPFFLSDEQSLVDCCLLPILWRLPVLGIELPRPAKPLLDYMERQFAREAFQASLSGVERDMR; this is encoded by the coding sequence ATGGGCGTGACCAATCGGTTGGCCTGTTACTCCGACCCCGCCGACCACTATTCCCATCGAGTACGCATTGTGCTCGCCGAGAAAGGTGTCAGCGCCGAGATCATTAGCGTGGAAGCGGGCCGTCATCCGCCGAAGCTGATCGAAGTGAACCCCTACGGCAGCCTGCCAACCCTGGTCGATCGCGACCTGGCGTTGTGGGAGTCGACAGTGGTAATGGAGTATCTGGATGAGCGTTATCCGCATCCACCGTTGTTGCCGGTTTATCCGGTAGCGCGAGCCAATAGCCGTCTGCTGATGCACCGTATCCAGCGTGACTGGTGCAACCTGGTCGACTTGATCCTCGATTCGCGCACCAAAGAACCAGCACGTGTGCAGGCGCGCAAAGAGCTGCGAGAGAGCTTGACGGGCGTGTCTGCATTGTTTGCAGACAAACCTTTTTTCCTCAGTGATGAGCAAAGTCTGGTCGACTGCTGTCTATTGCCGATACTCTGGCGCTTGCCTGTTTTGGGTATTGAATTGCCGCGGCCTGCCAAGCCGCTGCTTGACTATATGGAGCGTCAGTTTGCGCGTGAGGCTTTCCAGGCAAGCTTGTCTGGTGTCGAACGCGATATGCGCTAA
- the murE gene encoding UDP-N-acetylmuramoyl-L-alanyl-D-glutamate--2,6-diaminopimelate ligase produces the protein MSLSLNKIFPHAGHDLLIRELTLDSRNVRAGDLFLAVPGGKLDGREHISDALKRGAAAVAYEVDGASVLPITHVPLIPVKGLAAQLSDIAGRFYGEPSHHLNLVGVTGTNGKTSVTQLVAQALDLLGQHCGIVGTLGTGFYGALHSGRHTTPDPIAVQAMLADLKKAGAKAVAMEVSSHGLDQGRVSALAFDVAVLTNLSRDHLDYHGTMQAYADAKAKLFAWPDLRCRVLNLDDEFGRRLAAEKHDSRLISYSLEDSSAYLYCREATFDDDGVRATLVTPQGEHHLRSTLLGRFNLSNVLAAVGALLGLDYALDEILKVLPKLEGPVGRMQRLGGGAKPLVVVDYAHTPDALEKVLLALRPHAKGQLHCLFGCGGDRDRGKRPLMAEVVERLADAVLVTDDNPRTEDPAQIFTDIRAGFTEADKVVFVAGRGAAIAQIIANARAEDVIVLAGKGHEDYQEINGERHDFSDLTEAQKALAAWEVAHA, from the coding sequence ATGTCCCTGAGCCTGAACAAGATTTTCCCTCACGCCGGTCACGACTTGCTGATCCGTGAATTGACCCTCGACAGCCGCAATGTCCGCGCGGGTGATCTGTTCCTCGCCGTGCCGGGTGGCAAGCTCGATGGTCGTGAACACATCAGCGACGCCTTGAAACGCGGCGCTGCTGCCGTTGCCTATGAAGTAGACGGCGCCTCTGTGCTGCCTATTACCCATGTGCCGTTGATCCCGGTCAAAGGTCTGGCGGCGCAGCTATCCGACATCGCTGGGCGCTTTTATGGCGAGCCGAGCCATCACCTGAACCTGGTGGGCGTCACCGGAACCAACGGTAAAACCAGCGTGACCCAACTGGTCGCGCAAGCGCTGGATTTGCTCGGTCAGCACTGTGGCATCGTCGGCACCCTGGGCACCGGTTTTTATGGCGCGTTGCATAGCGGCCGCCACACCACCCCAGACCCGATTGCCGTGCAAGCCATGTTGGCCGACCTGAAAAAGGCCGGTGCCAAAGCCGTGGCTATGGAAGTCTCGTCCCACGGTCTGGATCAGGGGCGAGTCAGTGCACTGGCGTTTGACGTGGCCGTGCTGACCAACTTGTCCCGCGATCACCTGGACTATCACGGCACCATGCAGGCGTACGCCGACGCCAAGGCCAAGCTGTTTGCCTGGCCAGATCTGCGTTGCCGGGTGCTCAATCTGGACGATGAGTTCGGTCGTCGACTGGCTGCTGAAAAACACGACTCGCGCCTGATCAGCTACAGCCTCGAAGACAGCAGTGCCTACCTGTATTGCCGCGAAGCGACCTTTGATGACGATGGCGTGCGCGCCACCCTAGTCACGCCCCAAGGCGAGCACCATTTGCGCAGCACCTTGCTCGGCCGTTTCAACCTGAGCAATGTGTTGGCCGCTGTTGGCGCCTTGCTCGGTCTTGACTACGCCCTCGACGAAATTCTTAAAGTGCTGCCCAAGCTGGAAGGCCCGGTCGGGCGTATGCAGCGTTTGGGCGGCGGCGCCAAGCCGCTGGTGGTGGTCGATTACGCCCATACCCCGGATGCGCTGGAAAAAGTGCTGCTCGCACTGCGCCCTCACGCCAAAGGTCAATTGCATTGCCTGTTCGGCTGTGGCGGCGACCGTGATCGCGGTAAGCGCCCATTAATGGCTGAGGTGGTTGAGCGTTTGGCTGACGCGGTGCTGGTGACCGACGACAACCCGCGTACCGAAGACCCAGCGCAGATTTTCACTGACATTCGTGCTGGTTTTACTGAGGCCGACAAGGTGGTTTTTGTCGCCGGTCGAGGCGCCGCCATTGCGCAGATCATCGCCAATGCCCGTGCTGAAGACGTCATCGTGCTGGCCGGTAAAGGCCACGAGGACTATCAGGAAATCAACGGCGAGCGCCATGACTTCTCTGACCTGACTGAAGCCCAAAAAGCCTTGGCTGCCTGGGAGGTTGCTCATGCTTAA
- a CDS encoding penicillin-binding protein activator, with translation MIACLRLFTALCLAALLAACASSPSSSLGELPRTPDASLEQLLQQAAASKDPEKAALLRLSATDLAMRQNDNQRAAQILGQVPLDLLKPAQQVFASTLAAELAMSRNQPKDALTALNHPSVSRLNEMPADLQVRTHVVRARALEADGQNLAAARERAAMSQNLTGDAANNNNEAIWALVAALPVDQLRTPDTGVLGGWMSLALAVKSASSLQDQQNAIDQWRAQNPTHPAAIQLPAPLLKLKELASQPLTKIALLLPQDGQLASVSKALRDGFMAAHYQAQQAGQNPPSIQFYDSSRLTSLDDFYRKAQADGVQLVVGPLEKSLVKQLNTRSQLPIPTLALNYSEGGQGPAQLFQFGLAAEDEAREVARRAHADGLTRAGAIVPQGEWGDRVLKAFRQEWEANGGTVVGAEHIDKPVALAQQVADLVQLRNAGGAGQPSRRQDMEFIFLAATPQQAQQVKPTLNYQYAGDVPVYATSHVFSASGDQNQYNDMNGIRFCETPWLLDTANPLRQQVAAQWPQAGGSLGRLYAMGVDAYSLTSRLGQLKALPDNRIDGLSGSLSMSQQQHIQRQLPWAEFINGQVQRLPDTPN, from the coding sequence ATGATCGCTTGCCTGCGGCTGTTCACTGCCCTCTGCCTCGCTGCCTTGTTGGCGGCTTGCGCCAGCTCGCCCTCGTCCAGCCTTGGCGAACTCCCACGTACGCCCGATGCCAGCCTTGAACAGCTGCTGCAACAGGCCGCTGCGAGCAAGGACCCGGAAAAGGCGGCCCTGCTGCGCCTGTCCGCAACTGACCTTGCCATGCGCCAAAACGACAACCAGCGCGCGGCGCAAATCCTGGGACAGGTACCTCTGGATCTGCTCAAACCTGCACAACAGGTTTTTGCCAGCACGCTGGCCGCAGAACTGGCGATGAGCCGCAACCAGCCTAAAGACGCACTGACCGCCCTGAACCACCCAAGCGTATCGCGCCTCAATGAGATGCCAGCCGACTTGCAAGTGCGTACACACGTGGTCCGCGCACGCGCTCTGGAGGCCGACGGTCAGAACCTGGCCGCCGCTCGCGAACGCGCCGCCATGAGCCAGAACCTGACCGGCGATGCGGCCAACAACAATAACGAAGCCATTTGGGCACTGGTTGCTGCACTGCCCGTTGACCAACTGCGCACGCCTGACACAGGCGTGCTGGGCGGCTGGATGTCCCTGGCCCTCGCCGTCAAAAGCGCCTCCAGCCTGCAAGATCAGCAAAACGCCATTGACCAATGGCGCGCGCAAAACCCGACACACCCGGCGGCTATCCAACTCCCAGCCCCTTTGCTCAAGCTCAAAGAACTGGCCAGCCAGCCGCTGACCAAAATCGCCCTGCTGCTGCCGCAGGATGGCCAACTGGCGTCTGTCAGCAAAGCACTGCGTGATGGCTTTATGGCCGCGCACTATCAAGCACAGCAAGCTGGCCAAAACCCGCCGAGCATCCAGTTCTATGACAGCTCGCGCCTGACTTCGCTGGACGACTTCTATCGCAAGGCTCAAGCCGATGGCGTGCAACTGGTGGTCGGCCCACTGGAAAAGTCACTGGTCAAGCAATTGAATACCCGCTCCCAACTGCCGATTCCTACCCTGGCCCTTAACTACAGCGAAGGCGGACAAGGCCCTGCGCAATTGTTTCAATTTGGCCTGGCAGCTGAAGACGAAGCACGCGAAGTTGCACGCCGCGCACACGCTGACGGCCTGACCCGCGCTGGCGCCATCGTGCCGCAAGGCGAATGGGGCGATCGCGTACTCAAGGCGTTCCGCCAGGAATGGGAAGCCAATGGCGGCACCGTCGTTGGCGCCGAACACATCGACAAACCTGTAGCACTGGCCCAGCAAGTCGCCGACCTGGTGCAACTGCGTAATGCAGGAGGCGCCGGCCAGCCTTCGCGCCGCCAGGACATGGAGTTCATCTTCCTGGCTGCAACGCCTCAGCAAGCCCAGCAGGTCAAGCCGACGCTCAATTATCAATACGCAGGTGATGTACCGGTTTACGCCACATCCCACGTATTCAGCGCCAGCGGCGACCAAAACCAGTACAACGACATGAACGGCATCCGTTTTTGCGAAACCCCTTGGCTGCTCGACACTGCGAACCCGCTGCGCCAACAAGTGGCTGCACAATGGCCGCAAGCCGGTGGCAGCCTGGGCCGCCTGTACGCCATGGGTGTTGACGCTTATAGCCTGACTTCTAGACTGGGCCAGCTCAAAGCCCTGCCCGACAATCGGATTGACGGCCTGTCCGGCAGCTTGAGCATGAGCCAGCAGCAACATATTCAACGTCAGTTGCCATGGGCCGAATTTATCAATGGTCAGGTCCAACGCCTGCCCGACACCCCAAACTGA
- the ftsL gene encoding cell division protein FtsL produces the protein MNKLYAKPLPGGSFFMLLLFIAVLVSAVGVAYSAHWNRQLLNTLYGELSVRDKAQAEWGRLILEQSTWTAHSRIETLASEQLKMHIPGAAEVRMVAP, from the coding sequence TTGAACAAGCTTTACGCCAAACCACTTCCCGGCGGAAGTTTCTTCATGCTGCTGCTGTTTATTGCCGTGCTGGTTTCGGCTGTGGGTGTTGCGTACAGCGCGCACTGGAACCGCCAATTGCTCAATACCCTGTATGGGGAGCTGAGCGTGCGCGACAAGGCTCAGGCTGAATGGGGTCGCTTGATCCTGGAGCAAAGTACCTGGACCGCGCATAGCCGTATCGAAACCCTGGCCAGCGAACAACTGAAAATGCACATCCCGGGTGCAGCAGAAGTGCGGATGGTGGCGCCATGA
- the mraZ gene encoding division/cell wall cluster transcriptional repressor MraZ yields the protein MFRGANAISLDAKGRLAMPSRYRDELISRSSGQLIVTIDAVDPCLCVYPLDEWELIETKLRALPSLREENRRLQRLLIGNAVDLELDGSGRFLVPPRLREYAKLDKRAMLVGQLNKFQLWDEDAWEAVSAADLAAIQQPGAMPDELRDLIL from the coding sequence GTGTTTCGCGGAGCTAACGCAATCAGTCTCGATGCCAAGGGTCGTCTCGCAATGCCGAGCCGGTACCGTGACGAGCTGATTTCGAGAAGCTCCGGGCAATTGATCGTGACCATTGATGCCGTGGATCCCTGCTTATGTGTGTACCCGCTCGACGAGTGGGAATTGATTGAAACCAAGCTGCGGGCGTTGCCTTCGTTGCGTGAAGAAAACCGCCGTTTGCAACGCCTGTTGATTGGTAACGCCGTCGACCTCGAACTCGATGGCAGTGGTCGTTTTCTGGTGCCGCCGCGTTTGCGTGAGTATGCCAAGTTGGACAAGCGCGCGATGTTGGTGGGCCAGCTGAACAAGTTTCAACTGTGGGACGAGGATGCCTGGGAAGCTGTTTCTGCCGCTGACCTTGCAGCCATTCAACAACCGGGCGCGATGCCTGATGAACTGCGTGATTTAATCCTGTGA